A stretch of Ipomoea triloba cultivar NCNSP0323 chromosome 11, ASM357664v1 DNA encodes these proteins:
- the LOC115997343 gene encoding dol-P-Man:Man(7)GlcNAc(2)-PP-Dol alpha-1,6-mannosyltransferase, with translation MAGKSENFFKLYGYDLLLASIAAFYVFAVPYTKVEESFNVQAMHDILYHKHHLEQYDHFDFPGVVPRTFVGAFFVSILASPIVLAMNLVHLPKLYSLYVVRLVLGCITLFTLRFFRVQIRKKFGYQVEAFFVILTASQFHVLFYCSRPLPNVLAFCLVNLAYGYWLRGSFYAALRCLIFATIIFRCDILLLLAPLGLELLLTKSISLWKAVISCFGTALCCIGLTIVVDSVMWRRLLWPEFEVFWFNSVLNRSSEWGTHPFHWYFTSALPRSLLASYPLFVLGVLLDRRISFYVLPVLSFVLLYSKLPHKELRFIISSIPIFNLSAAIAASRLYNNRRKSFWNLLYIGMLGLILGSLGCTLIFFMASYENYPSGYALKALHSRGNMSNYVDELQVHIDTFSAINGISRFCENDYPWRYSKEEGIHLEEFQNRNFTFLLNEHSDIEGFKCLFTVNGFSGVRLQKGFPPISLVKEPKVFVHGNIRSADIMHRSWPQCTAIS, from the exons ATGGCCGGAAAGTCTGAAAATTTCTTCAAACTTTACG GCTATGACCTGCTATTGGCTTCGATCGCCGCGTTTTATGTCTTCGCTGTACCCTACACTAAGGTTGAAGAAAGCTTCAATGTTCAG gCCATGCATGATATTTTATATCACAAACATCACTTAGAACAG TATGATCATTTTGACTTCCCCGGAGTTGTTCCTCGCACATTTGTTG GTGCCTtctttgtatcaattttggcgTCTCCCATTGTCCTAGCAATGAATTTGGTACACTTGCCAAAGCTTTACAGTCTTTATGTGG tTCGACTGGTCTTAGGCTGTATCACTTTATTTACATTGCGGTTTTTTCGGGTACAG ATCAGAAAGAAATTTGGATATCAAGTTGAAGCATTTTTTGTGATTCTGACAGCTTCTCAGTTTCATGTGCTGTTTTATTGCTCTCGTCCTCTTCCTAACGTGTTGGCATTTTGTTTAG TTAATTTGGCATATGGATATTGGCTCAGGGGGAGTTTCTATGCAGCATTAAGATGTTTG ATTTTTGCTACAATCATCTTCAGATGTGATATTTTATTGCTTCTTGCCCCATTGGGCTTGGAACTGTTGCTG ACAAAATCAATTTCTCTGTGGAAGGCAGTGATATCCTGCTTTGGAACTGCTTTATGCTGCATAG GTCTTACAATCGTGGTTGACTCTGTCATGTGGAGGAGGTTGTTATGGCCTGAATTTGAGGTTTTCTGGTTCAATTCTGTTTTGAATCGGAGTTCTGAATGGGGT ACACATCCTTTTCATTGGTATTTCACTTCAGCACTGCCCCGCTCATTACTTGCTTCTTATCCGCTCTTTGTG CTTGGAGTTTTACTGGACAGAAGGATTTCCTTCTATGTTCTTCCTGTTCTCTCATTTGTTTTACTGTACTCGAAACTTCCACACAAG GAGCTCCGTTTCATCATCAGTTCCATCCCGATCTTCAACTTGTCAGCAGCAATTGCAGCAAGCAGATT GTATAATAACAGGAGAAAGAGTTTCTGGAATCTTCTCTACATTGGTATGCTGGGATTGATCTTGGGGAG TCTAGGATGCACGCTGATTTTTTTCATGgcatcatatgagaactatccTAGCGGCTATGCTCTAAAAGCCTTGCACAGTAGGG GCAACATGTCAAACTATGTAGATGAACTCCAGGTTCATATTGACACCTTCTCAGCAATAAACGGAATTTCCCGATTTTGTGAAAACGACTATCCTTGGAG GTACTCGAAAGAAGAAGGTATTCATCTGGAAGAGTTTCAGAACAGAAATTTCACTTTTCTTTTAAA TGAGCACTCTGACATCGAGGGCTTCAAATGCCTATTCACTGTGAATGGATTTTCGGGAGTTCGCCTGCAAAAAGGATTTCCTCCTATATCACTG GTGAAGGAACCAAAAGTGTTTGTTCATGGAAATATACGAAGTGCAGACATTATGCATAGAAGTTGGCCGCAGTGCACAGCCATATCTTGA